The nucleotide window ACCACTTCGGTTGCTATGGTCTGCGGCTTCAGGGTTTTGAGGAAAACGGGCCCAAGAATCAATGGATTGGTTTCAGCCAGTTCTTCCCTGGCGGCGGCGCAGGGCCGGATTCCACTCCATTCGAGAAAGTTTACATCATGATCGAGGGCGAAATGACCCTGATCATTGATGGAGAGGAAACCGTCCTGAAACCTCTTGATTCATGCGTCATTCAGCCCGGCGAAGTTCGTGTGCTTGAAAACCGTACCAACATGACCGCCAAGATGATGGTTGTCATTCCTTACCCACCGAAGGCTTAAGACAATGAACGCAATGGCAAATCCACTTTCGATGTTTGACGTGAAGGGCAAGGTTGCCCTGATCACCGGTGCGTCCGGTGCCTTCGGTATGGTTGCGTCCCGCATTCTGGCTGGTGCCGGCTGCAAACTGGTGCTGGTTGCCGGCAACCAGTCCGCTCTCGACGACATCACCAAGGAATGCACGGATATGGGCGCCGAAGTGACCCCGGTCAACACTCGCCCGACCACCGCTGAAGTTTGTGATGATCTGGTGGCCAAGGCTGTTGAAGCCTATGGACGCCTCGATATTCTGGTTGTTGCTTCGGGCATGAACAAGGTTGCCCTGATCAACGACATGGAGCCCTCGACGTTTGAAGCCGTGATGGACGCCAACGTCAACCAGAGCTGGTTGCTGGCTCGTTCGGCTGCCGGACAGATGAAGAAGCAGGGTGACGGTGGCAAGATCGTTCTGGTCTCTTCCGCTCGCGGTCTGCTTGGCCATCCGGCCGGTTACACCGCCTATTGTGCTTCCAAGTCTGCCGTTGACGGCATCACCAAGGCACTGGGTTGTGAACTTGGCAAGGACGGGATCACCGTTAACGCGATCGCTCCGACCGTGTTCCGCTCGCCTCTGACGGCATGGATGTTCGAGGACAACGAGAATGCCAATGCAGTCCGAGCCGGCTTCCTGTCCCGCGTGCCGATCGGTCGACTGGGCGAACCGGAAGACCTTGCCGGTCCTCTGCTGTTCCTGTCGTCCAAGGCCTGCGATTTCTACACCGGTCACATCCTGTATGCTGACGGTGGCTATACGGCGGGCTGATCGATGAGCAACGCAATCCGAAATGTCGCCGTTATCGGTGCTGGTCTGATGGGGCATGGTATTGCCCTGACGATGGCGCGTGCCGGCTACGATGTGACGATTACGGATCCGGTGGCTGAAGCGCGTGCTTCAGTC belongs to uncultured Cohaesibacter sp. and includes:
- a CDS encoding cupin domain-containing protein; the protein is MHLKRFADASAYEAPNHFGCYGLRLQGFEENGPKNQWIGFSQFFPGGGAGPDSTPFEKVYIMIEGEMTLIIDGEETVLKPLDSCVIQPGEVRVLENRTNMTAKMMVVIPYPPKA
- a CDS encoding SDR family oxidoreductase gives rise to the protein MANPLSMFDVKGKVALITGASGAFGMVASRILAGAGCKLVLVAGNQSALDDITKECTDMGAEVTPVNTRPTTAEVCDDLVAKAVEAYGRLDILVVASGMNKVALINDMEPSTFEAVMDANVNQSWLLARSAAGQMKKQGDGGKIVLVSSARGLLGHPAGYTAYCASKSAVDGITKALGCELGKDGITVNAIAPTVFRSPLTAWMFEDNENANAVRAGFLSRVPIGRLGEPEDLAGPLLFLSSKACDFYTGHILYADGGYTAG